The Pseudomonas sp. FP198 genomic interval CGGGGCACGACATGTGTCTTACGGCAGCAGCTGTTCGACAAGCGCTGGTTTGCCAAACAGCGTTCAACAGCGTCGAGCAAACGTGTGCGGTAGCTTTTCGCGCTTCCTTTATAGAAGCGTGGTGTCGGCTCGCCACGGGGCAATATTTCTGCCTGGACAGGCAGTGTGCAATTTTTTCAGCCACCACAAAGGGAGCGGCGGGTGAGTCTCACAGTCATTGCGCAGCGTATGGGTATCACGAGCTTCAAGCGCCTGGTGACTGGCCTTCTCTTGAGTACCTTGCTGGTCGGTTGTTCCAGTACTCCGTCGGGTAATGTCCGGGTGGTCGATCGCAACAATGCGACACCGCAGCGGCCTACAGTAACGACCGGCCAGTATGTAGTCCGTCGCGGCGATACGCTGTTTTCCATCGCGTTTCGCTACGGCTGGGACTACAAGGCCCTCGCGGCTCGCAACAACATTCCTGCGCCTTATACGATCCATCCGGGTCAGACAATTCGCTTTGACGGTCGCAGTGCCTCAACGCCTACCGCGGTCGTGACGCAGTCGGGTTCGACCCCGTCATCCTCGAGCAAAACCACGGTTATCCGTCGTCCGGCGGGTGCCGCAACGGCGACTGTACCGTCCGTCGCGAACAAGCCGGCACCCGCTCCGATGCCTCCGGCAGGCCCCGCCCCGACCGGCTGGGGATGGCCTTCTAATGGCGTTCTCATTGGAAAATTCTCTTCAAACGGTAGTTTGAATAAAGGAATTGATATCGCCGGGGATTTGGGACAGCCTGTTTTGGCAGCGTCTGATGGCACGGTCGTGTACGCCGGGAGTGGTTTAAGGGGCTACGGCGAACTCGTGATCATCAAACACAGCGATACCTACGTCAGTGCCTACGGTCACAACCGCAGGCTGTTGGTTCGGGAGGGGCAGCAGGTCAAGGTCGGACAGACAATTGCCGAAATGGGCTCAACGGGTACGGATCGAGTGAAACTGCATTTTGAGATTCGCCGACAAGGTAAACCTGTGGATCCGCTGCAATTCCTGCCACGTCGTTGATTTGCTTGTCAGCCTGTTCCGTCACGTAGAGGGAACAGGCTCCAGCGTTGCCAAGGATAAAGGCGTCGCTTGAGCTTGAGGTCGAACTCACCAAAGGACTATAACAATGGCTCTCAGTAAAGAAGTGCCGGAGTTTGACATCGACGATGAGGTCCTCCTTATGGAGACCGGCATCGCTATGGATTCGATGTCGAATGATGAAGGGGCGACTCCACCTTCCGTTCGTGCCAAATCCAAACACTCCGCTTCACTTAAACAACATAAGTACATCGATTACACCCGGGCGCTGGACGCCACTCAGCTGTACCTCAACGAAATCGGCTTCTCACCATTGCTCTCCCCCGAGGAAGAAGTTCATTTTGCGCGCTTGTCGCAAAGTGGCGACCCGGCGGGTCGAAAACGCATGATTGAAAGCAACCTGCGCCTGGTGGTGAAAATCGCCCGACGCTACGTCAATCGTGGGCTTTCGCTGCTGGATCTGATCGAAGAGGGCAACCTGGGCCTGATTCGCGCCGTCGAGAAGTTCGACCCCGAGCGCGGCTTCCGTTTCTCGACCTATGCGACCTGGTGGATCCGCCAGACCATCGAACGGGCGATCATGAATCAGACCCGGACCATCCGGCTGCCGATCCACGTGGTCAAGGAGCTAAACGTCTACCTGCGGGCCGCCCGCGAGTTGACCCAGAAGCTCGACCACGAACCTTCACCCGAGGAAATCGCCAACCTGTTGGAGAAGCCGGTGGGCGAGGTCAAGCGCATGCTCGGTCTCAACGAGCGGGTCTCATCGGTCGACGTTTCACTGGGGCCAGACTCGGACAAGACGCTGCTCGACACCCTTACCGACGATCGTCCGACCGATCCGTGCGAGTTGCTCCAGGATGATGACTTGTCCCAGAGCATCGACCAATGGCTGTCGGAGCTTACGGACAAGCAACGGGAAGTGGTAATCCGCCGCTTCGGCTTGCGCGGTCATGAAAGCAGCACCCTTGAAGATGTGGGCCTGGAGATTGGTTTGACGCGTGAGCGGGTCAGGCAGATCCAGGTCGAAGGCCTCAAGCGGCTCCGGGAGATCCTGGAGAAGAACGGCCTGTCGAGCGAGTCGTTGTTCCAGTAGATCAGGCAAGCGCAGCAGAGAAAGCCCCGACTGAGTTCGGGGCTTTTGCTTTTGCCAGCAGGGAGAATTTCTCATCAGCCCATTTTGCAGCTTCAGTTTGTAAGCTTTTGCCTAGTGTTACGTAAGCGTTCGGTTCCACGACGATGGGACAGATTGCTAATCAAGCGTTTTATAAACCTGTACGTGACTGTTTTTAAAAGATTTTCCTAAGTGTGAATGGCTCGTGACAGTGCCGGCGGAGCGCCGCCGAGGCATTGCACTCGTTTGGGAAAACACTAATATCAATCCTGTGTCGACGGACAGACACACCCGTCAAGGACGATGGGACAGGAAGGACATCGCAGGATGCGATTCATCAGGACGATGAAAAGGATTAAAGGGATTATGGAAAAAATGTGGGCGGGTCAAACCGCCCCTTTTTTTTGCCCGCGATTTTGTTCCAGGCAGCAAAAAGGCCCGCGAGGGGCCTTTTCAGCGAACGCTGGGGTAATCAGCGTTCCAGGTCTGCGATCTTG includes:
- the rpoS gene encoding RNA polymerase sigma factor RpoS; this encodes MALSKEVPEFDIDDEVLLMETGIAMDSMSNDEGATPPSVRAKSKHSASLKQHKYIDYTRALDATQLYLNEIGFSPLLSPEEEVHFARLSQSGDPAGRKRMIESNLRLVVKIARRYVNRGLSLLDLIEEGNLGLIRAVEKFDPERGFRFSTYATWWIRQTIERAIMNQTRTIRLPIHVVKELNVYLRAARELTQKLDHEPSPEEIANLLEKPVGEVKRMLGLNERVSSVDVSLGPDSDKTLLDTLTDDRPTDPCELLQDDDLSQSIDQWLSELTDKQREVVIRRFGLRGHESSTLEDVGLEIGLTRERVRQIQVEGLKRLREILEKNGLSSESLFQ
- a CDS encoding peptidoglycan DD-metalloendopeptidase family protein, whose translation is MSLTVIAQRMGITSFKRLVTGLLLSTLLVGCSSTPSGNVRVVDRNNATPQRPTVTTGQYVVRRGDTLFSIAFRYGWDYKALAARNNIPAPYTIHPGQTIRFDGRSASTPTAVVTQSGSTPSSSSKTTVIRRPAGAATATVPSVANKPAPAPMPPAGPAPTGWGWPSNGVLIGKFSSNGSLNKGIDIAGDLGQPVLAASDGTVVYAGSGLRGYGELVIIKHSDTYVSAYGHNRRLLVREGQQVKVGQTIAEMGSTGTDRVKLHFEIRRQGKPVDPLQFLPRR